A window of Macaca thibetana thibetana isolate TM-01 chromosome 7, ASM2454274v1, whole genome shotgun sequence genomic DNA:
GAGAAGACTGAAAGCCTGCCCCACCCCTCTCCTGAGCTATAGTCCAGGGGAGAGCCCACGGGGTCCTGAGGTTTAAAACTGAAGCAGGCTGCCAGGCCAACTTCCGCACCTTGCCTCCCACCTTTCCCGCATTGGGGGCGGGGGTGGCTATTTTTAGAAGGAAGGCTGTAGGAGAAAGTGCATCTTCCTCCTGGAGGCTGCCGAGGCAGCAGGAAAGCACAGAGGGGCAGTGTCTCCTGCCTCCCACCGCTCATGGGTCCCTGGCACGCCTGCCTGGGCCACAAAAGGGCCATGGACTTGGCAGAGCTGACATTTATGGAGTGTCTCACTGCCCGGCCTAAGCTTCCTCAGCCTGGCCCAGGCTGGCTAAGGGCAGAGGGCCAGGTTGGGGGGACACACCTGGGGAGGGGGCCTGGGCCACACTCAGGGCTCTGCTCCCATGCCAGCTGCAACCAAGCAGCACGGCTCCCCTCCTGCAGTAGAACGGAGCCCAGAGACCATATCGATGGACCCAGTGGAGGGACAGGACCCCCACATAGGGCAGGAAGAGATGCCTCCTCAACCAACCTCTGATGTGGGTTCTGTGGCAGCCTTGTGgcttcctgacctcagggattCCCTTCGTAGCCCCTAGCCTTGGGCACCTTACTTTGCACCTCAGTTCCCGCACGTGTAAAATGGGACCTTCACAAGAATTTAACGAGATCCAACCTGGAATGGTGCGGCCCACCCCAGGTGCCACGGCTGTGCTTTCCTGCACCCAGGTCCAGCCCTGGCCCCAAGGAGGTCCCACGGAGGGTTGGGAGGCCGCCTGGAGGAGGCTGGTTCTGCCTTGGGCAGCCTTGGCCGAAGCAGAGAGAGGGTCCCTGGGCAGAGGCACCAGCCACAGAGCCAACTcagccctgcccagcctgccCCAGTGCCATGTGCAAGTGGTCACCTAAGAGGTGCTCTGGACTGACCAGCCTGGGCTTGGAGCTGAGGCCCTCACCTGGAAGGCTACAGGCAGAACCCAAACTGTCCTCAGTCTCTTGCATCCCCATCAAGTGTGCCTGCTGGCCACCAGGAAGTGCCTTTATTTCTGCTTCAAACCACGGAACAAAGCGGGGTGTGATCCAGACCTGGGCCATgggcaggagagggcagggcTGCAGTGCTGGTCAGGCCTGGCGAGACAGGAAGCAGCCTCTGGACTCTCCCGGCTAGGCAGGCCCGGCCCTCCTGTGCACCAGCCTGGCCACCCTGGGGCAGAAGCCCTCAGCAGTCAGACAGCAGAGCCCAGCCACATCCTTGTCCTATCCCCGGGCCGGGGCTGCTGGGTCCTCAGAGCAGGCACACTCTCTGCCAGCAGCCATCTGCAGCTTTCCCTGGTTCTCCAGGCAGACTCGGGGAGGAGGCTGCAGAAACATAAAGGCGGCCGTGTTGGTTGTGGGGGGTACTGCAGCCTGAGAGGATCCCAGGGGCCTGAAATGAGCCTCTGGCAGGCAACTGGGCTGGGGCAGGCCAGGAGGTCCCCTTGGGTGATGAGAAGCAGGAGGGGTGCTTGGCCAGGGAGGCAGAATGAGGCTGGGCTCTGCAAGCAGGGGCAGCTCCCACATCCACCAGATGAAGGGGTGGCAGAGGGAAGGGAAGTCCAGGGCAGACTCAAGGACCTCCCCAGAGCCCAAGTCCCAGGGTTTACCCAAGGGGTGGTCCCTGATGCTGTCTTGGGCCCTGGGCAGAAACTGACAAGAGGTCGAGGGGGCTTTGGGCAGAGGTGGGGGTTATGGGTCCAGACAGATAACCTCTTCTGGCCACACTGAAAAGGGGGTTTCCTGGCCAGTACAGGCTGAGGTCTGGGGATGGGAGAGGGCAGACAAGGTGCTGAGCAGCGCCAGCTGTGGCCGAATTCACTTCCTCCTCAGGGACTCCCAGGGGTCTCCAGGGGACAACATCTCCCAGGGCACAGCTCATGCCCCTTGCTCAGTCTGCAGTGGCCCTCAGAGCCGTCCACAAGGTCCCCATGGCCCAGCCTGCTGCCTCTCCTGCCTGGCCTGGCCCCGGCTGCCCCCTTCTGCTCACACAATTCTCCCGAAGTTTCAgcctttacttatttatttttgagacggagtcactctatcgcccaggctggagtacagtggcgtgatctcagctcactgcaacctccgcctccagggttcaagcgattctcctgcctcagcctcctgagtagctgggattacaggcgcccgccaccatgcctggctaatttttatatttttagtagagacggggtttcaccatgttggccaggctggtctcgaactcctgactgcaagtgatccgcctgcctcagcctcccaaagtgctgggattacaggcatgagccactgcgcctggcctgctttcAGCCTTTAAGCAGGGCACCTGCAGCAGGATAGAGCCTGCCAACAGGCCAGCCCATCCCCCACCACGTACACCTGCACCCTCACAGCCTCCCAGGCCCTAGTGAGCAAGGCACACTTGCTCCAAAGGTGATGACAACGAGCAAGCACTGGATGATGAGGGGCGAGAATGTGGCAtcactcattcaacaagtatGCAACGTGCACCTCCCGTGCCCAGGCCTGCGACTGAGAGTGGATGAGGGACCTCACTTGCTGGTGGGAGGGAGGACGGTGCTAGGGAGGGGGGTCAAGGCCAGGCAGCACCTAGAGCCCCAGGCAGAGGCTCCAAGGCGGGCAGAGGATGGAGTGTGaacaggcaggaggcaggaaggcCTTGTCTGCCAGAGCCGCAGGAAGCATGCCCTGCTTCTGACCCTGGCAGTGGCCACTTCCTCCTCTCAACACCCCCACAGGTGCCCTCACTTACCAGCAGCAGCCTGGCTCTGAGAGGGGCCCCTCTGGGCACTCTCCAGGGGCCAGCGCAGCTCCCCGCTCTCCACAGGGTCCGCCTCACTGGGCTCCACCACGATTGAGGGCAGCCGCTGGCCCAGTCGAGGGCCCTTCTCCCGGGCACCCGCCACAGCCTGCAGGGAGGATGGGCAGAAGCACGGCCATGCCCGGCCTGGTACTCCTGTTCCCTCCTACCCCCGTCCCGCACACTGCCCCACTAGGGGGATCAGAGACCCTTCCCACCCAGTCCCTAGGGCAAGGATGGGCACATGTGTGTTTGCACAGGAACATCCCTGAGACGGGTCCCAGGCCCTACCAGGTCCCAACCCTGGGGGTAGGGTGCTCAGCTCTTGGGGTCACAGCTCTCAGGAGGCACCACAGGATGCAGCTGTGCTCAGCTCCAGGAGCCCACTGCACAGCCAGAGCCAGAGGCCAGAGAGGCCAAGGTCACCAGGAATGAGCCCAGGCTTCTGCGCACCCCCAGCTGCCTCCTGCACCCGGATTCCTGCCAGCCCCTTCCTGGGGTCTTCCCTGCTGGGCCCTTGGCCTCCTCCAGGCTCAGAGGAGCTGGGAAGCAGTTGCCATGGCAACCCAAGCGGCTGGCTCTGGGCTCGCTCTTGGTTCATTGTTCAGTGCTCACAGGAGTGTGCGGGGGCTGCATCCCCAGGCCTTCCCGGTGCCCTCAGCATCTCCACCTCCCATTCAAGgcctttgaggctgcagtgctaCGTGCAGAACTCTGTGCCTCCGCACCCCAGTGGCCCTGACTTGCCTGCCCTGTCCCACCCCCACGCCTGTGCTCAGGTAGATGCTCCTGCCTGGAGCTCCCTGTCTCCCTTCTCTTCACCTAGAAGGGCAGCTGCTGGCTCCACCTTCCCAAAAGGGCACAAGGGCCTCGAGGAAGGACAGCCACGCAGCAGGGGGGACTTAGCTGAACGGCCCTCAGCCACTGCGGCAAGATCCCTGAACAGTACACATTCCTGAGCTCCAGCCCAGACTCTCTTTTAACCAAGGACCACAGGCGACCCTCAAGTGTGAGAACAGGTGTCACTGGACTGAGATGTCTGTGGAATGAAGGAGTTGTCAGAGGACAGCAGAGCAGGGACCCCATCCCTACCCCAAAGGCTGGACCCTCCCGGGGGCCACCCTCATGCTGGCATTACCAGTCCAGGGGCTCATTCCCCagcctgctctccctccccatgtgccattctccttcctgcccccaACCAAGGGCGCTCCTCTCCAAGTCTGCCCACTGGGGTGAACGAGGTCCAGGCCAGCAGTGTTTGCAGCTCTGAGGCCTGGTGCTCACCTCTGTCCACCCTGCCTGGGAGGTTGTGTCTGCAACCCCAAGTTCCAGACTGGTCCCTATGTCACTCCAGGCTGGTTCCCCTCTCTGGCCCCACCGCTCCCTGACAAGGAGAACGGCTGGGCTCTAGCTGGGCTCTAGCACTCAGAATACTAAGGCTGCAACCCTGTATAGGGAGCTTGgtttttttaagtttcatcagcaccaccccatcccccaccGAAATGTGACGCTAGGGGCAGGGAACCCTGGCATTTCCTCACTCAGCAGAGAGCAAAGCGTGCCTTGGGGGACAATCCCTGCGGTCCTCAGGTCAGGAAGGGGTGCTCAGTAAGCAAGGAATGCTGGCCTTCAATTGTtttatcctttatatttttataaaagagaacgagctgggcacagtggctcacgcctgtaatcccagcactttgggaggccaaggcgggtggatcacctgaggtcaggagttcaagaccctcctggccaacacagcaaaaccctgtctctactaaaaatacaaaagtaaccgggtatagtggtgggcacctgtaatcctagctactccagaggctgaggcaggagaattgcttgaaccccagaggcggaggctgcagtgagccaagatcgcgccattacactctagcctgggtgatagagcaagactccatgtcaaatataaataaaaaaataaatgagcaatgATCTCCCCCACccagatgggtaaactgaggccagCAGCAAGGCAGGGCATGCCCCAAGTCATGGGACAGAGTTTGAGACTTGCTCCCTCCCGAACCCCCAAAGTCCCAAGCACGTACCTTCCCTGCTGGGCCTCCAGCCCCCTCAGCAGTGCCTGGCTGTGGTGAAGCAGGCCGGGGGGTGCtcatgctgctgctgccactgcgcCACTAAGCTGCACTAGGACTGGGAGCAGAAATGGGGTGTCTGCTGTTGGCCTGATGCTGGATCTACCCTCCCCCGAAGGCTTCAGGCACTGagcccaccccactccaccccagcccaggcccagTGCCCGTGGCTCCAGCTGGACCTGTATTGCACTGCTCCCTGCCTGAGCCCGCTGCCAGAGGGGGCACTGGACCCTGGCCGCATAGTGTGCCTGCAAGAGGGCACAGGCAGGAGGGGAGACCtggaaaggcttcctggaagaagtcCGCTGATCTGAGGCCTGAGGGATGAGCAGGAGGTAGCCAGGCCAGCTGGGAGGACAGAAGCGCATTCTGAGACAGGAACAGTTCAGGAAGGACACAGAGCGTCCAAGGGACCTAAATGGGTTTCTGAGACAGGAGGCTGGTAGTAGTAGGGACTGGGTTCAAGTCAGCCAGAGACCAAGGTGCCCATTTCCTCCTTGAGAACACGCACCCTGCACACCCCGGGGCCAGGCCCTCAGCACCCACAGCCCAAGGGAAACTGACATCCTGCCTGCACTTGGCCATGCCCACTCAGGCTGGCCACAGCAGAGGGAGCCCCGCTGGAGCCCTGGCAGCAAGGGTTCTGGGAAGAGAGCCCCTGCCAGGAGTCGGCACCAGCCAGACCCTTCACCTGCCGTGTGGGTTCTTGGGGCCACACCCAGGTCAGAGGCAGAAATGGGGGTTGGGTCAGGCAGTGGCTGGCATGCAGGCAGCAGAGGGCCATGGGCAGGGGCAGCCCTGCAGGAAGGGGACGGGGCAGTAGGAGAACAGAGACCAGCAGGATGGAATACCTGTGACGTCCTGCTGGGGTGGGTGAGGGTGGTCCCGTGGCTGCCAGCAAAGCAGAGGGCTGCTATTCTGAGAAATGAGGTTTCTTTCACCAAACACCCCACTCAGGTCAGCTGGGGTCCCACCGAGGGCCCAGGGAGGGCTAGGAGGGCACACAGTGCAGGAGGCCTCTCGGGGCAGCGAAGCCGCACCCTCTGGTTCCTCTGCCCAACCCCAGAGCCCAGGGATGTCTCAGTGCCCCTAGGTCCAGCCCTCCATCAAGCCTCTCCTGGATCCCATCCCAGGACCCCAGAACCCAGGGCAGCCAGGACAGAGACCCAGCCAGACttgggaaggaggcagagggagaggc
This region includes:
- the LBHD2 gene encoding LBH domain-containing protein 2, coding for MSTPRPASPQPGTAEGAGGPAGKAVAGAREKGPRLGQRLPSIVVEPSEADPVESGELRWPLESAQRGPSQSQAAAASSPSLPGEPGKAADGCWQRVCLL